One Euphorbia lathyris chromosome 1, ddEupLath1.1, whole genome shotgun sequence DNA segment encodes these proteins:
- the LOC136230607 gene encoding GDSL esterase/lipase At5g62930-like: MRPQIVLFGDSITEQSFRSGGWGASLADTYSRKADVLVRGYGGYNTRWALFLLHHIFPLDATRHPAALTVFFGANDAALKGRTSDRQHVPVEEYKENLRKIVLHLKKCSPAMLLVLITPPPIDEQGRKAFAKSLYGEKAMELPERTNEMAGVYARQCVDLANDLGVRSIDIWSKMQETEGWQKKFLSDGLHLTPEGNSVVSQEVIGVFREAWRAAEQMPYDFPHHSKIDGQNPEKAFQLQCL, from the exons ATGAGGCCACAGATAGTGTTGTTTGGAGATTCAATAACAGAGCAGTCTTTTAGATCAGGAGGTTGGGGTGCTTCTCTCGCTGACACTTACTCCCGCAAG GCTGATGTTTTGGTTCGTGGGTATGGGGGTTACAACACTAGATGGGCTCTATTCTTGTTACATCACATTTTCCCTCTT GATGCCACAAGACATCCAGCTGCTCTCACGGTATTCTTTGGGGCTAATGATGCAGCTCTTAAAGGGAGAACTAGCGATAGGCAACATGTTCCTGTGGAGGAATACAAGGAGAATCTACGGAAAATTGTTCTGCATTTGAAG AAGTGCTCGCCTGCAATGCTACTTGTGCTTATCACTCCACCACCAATTGATGAACAAGGGCGCAAAGCATTTGCCAA ATCTTTATATGGCGAGAAAGCTATGGAATTGCCAGAAAGAACAAATGAAATGGCAGGAGTTTATGCGAGGCAATGTGTTGACTTGGCAAACGATCTAGGTGTCCGCTCCATTGACATATGGTCCAAGATGCAGGAAACAGAGGGTTGGCAGAAAAAATTTCTAAG TGATGGATTGCACCTGACACCAGAAGGTAATTCGGTGGTGAGTCAAGAAGTTATAGGAGTTTTCCGTGAAGCGTGGCGTGCTGCTGAACAAATGCCGTATGATTTTCCTCATCACTCGAAAATTGATGGGCAGAACCCTGAAAAAGCTTTCCAGCTACAATGCTTATAG